The following coding sequences are from one Humulus lupulus chromosome X, drHumLupu1.1, whole genome shotgun sequence window:
- the LOC133803609 gene encoding probable glycosyltransferase At3g07620 isoform X4 encodes MYGAENLRVVSKNHRWIFQMVLKFVTLQVGTRRLIWIMGLMCALILVFQSFKILPSLKIQQNGDSPYSKSEFIGNNMKKNRTVKPPNLGYVDMGLLQEEAREFQTPSSPVIPLASLTSYTKVIDLEPKPSIGSPTMSGKLKTIAFQEKKSDPVDSTLSNPSLHTTSVVLDSIIGSPPTTENYNISIIRIKRTKLSQKKKISESVYSDLSKVDSNSPIDKENKNNTTLATSGNSNTSLVKKKRAYISQKKRKSESVDSHLSKKGKNSSLNKVYKRNHGSKIPVSGAYSVSEMNNLLIQSRASYHSVIAQWSSAVDHELQDVTLQIENAPVVQNDPVLYAPLYRNVSIFKRSYELMKQTLKVYIYKEGERPILHTPILQGIYASEGWFMKQLEANEEFVTKDPHKAHLFYLPFSSQMLREILYVPNSHNRRNIVQYLKNYLDAIAEKYPFWKRTGGADHFLVACHDWAPKETSRYMAKCIRALCNADVGGGFGFGKDVSLPQTYIYLPNDTLRGLGGKPASERSTLAFFAGRMHGYVRPILLEHWENKDPDMKIFGKLPKTADENVYTSYMKSSKYCISAKGYEVNSPRVIEAIFYECVPVIISDNYVPPFFDVLNWESFAVFVLEKDIPNLKKILVSIPEKRYREMQMMVKRVQQHFLWHAKPVDFDMFHMILHSI; translated from the exons ATGTATGGTGCTGAAAATTTGAGAGTCGTCTCCAAAAATCACAGGTGGATTTTCCAAATGGTTCTGAAATTTGTAACTTTACAGGTAGGAACTAGGAGATTGATTTGGATTATGGGGTTGATGTGTGCTCTGATTTTAGTGTTCCAGAGCTTTAAAATTCTACCTTCTTTAAAAATTCAGCAAAATGGGGACTCACCCTATTCCAAATCTGAGTTTATAGGTAATAATATGAAGAAAAATAGAACTGTGAAGCCACCAAATTTAGGATATGTGGATATGGGCCTTTTACAGGAGGAAGCTAGAGAATTTCAAACCCCTTCTTCTCCTGTTATACCCTTAGCTAGTTTAACATCATATACAAAAGTAATAGATTTAGAACCAAAGCCAAGTATTGGCTCTCCTACAATGTCTGGAAAATTAAAGACAATTGCTTTTCAGGAGAAAAAATCTGACCCAGTTGATAGTACCTTAAGTAATccatcattacatacaacatcaGTAGTTTTAGATTCAATTATTGGCTCTCCACCCACAACTGAAAATTACAACATATCCATAATTAGGATAAAAAGAACAAAACTTTCTCAGAAAAAGAAAATTTCCGAGTCAGTGTATAGTGACCTGAGCAAAGTAGACAGTAATTCTCCCATTGATAAGGAAAACAAGAATAATACCACTCTAGCCACATCTGGTAATTCCAACACCTCTTTAGTAAAGAAAAAGAGAGCATACATATCTCAGAAAAAGAGAAAATCCGAGTCAGTGGATAGTCACTTGAGCAAAAAGGGCAAAAATTCTTCATTGAACAAAGTCTACAAGAGGAATCATGGGTCTAAGATTCCTGtttctggtgcatattcagtatCTGAGATGAACAATTTGTTAATTCAGAGTCGTGCCTCCTACCATTCAGTG ATTGCGCAGTGGTCCTCAGCAGTTGACCATGAATTGCAAGATGTGACATTACAGATTGAGAATGCACCTGTTGTACAGAATGATCCAGTTCTATATGCCCCTCTTTATAGGAATGTTTCCATTTTTAAAAG AAGCTATGAATTAATGAAACAGACACTTAAAGTTTACATTTACAAGGAAGGAGAGAGACCAATACTACACACACCAATACTCCAGGGAATATATGCTTCCGAAGGATGGTTTATGAAGCAGCTGGAAGCTAATGAAGAATTTGTAACCAAAGATCCCCACAAAGCCCATTTGTTTTACTTGCCTTTTAGCTCTCAAATGTTGAGGGAAATATTATACGTACCTAATTCACACAATCGTAGGAACATTGTACAATACCTGAAAAACTACTTGGATGCAATTGCGGAAAAATATCCATTCTGGAAAAGGACAGGCGGAGCAGATCATTTCCTTGTTGCCTGCCATGACTGG GCTCCAAAAGAGACAAGTAGATATATGGCCAAGTGCATTAGAGCCCTTTGCAATGCTGATGTTGGAGGAGGTTTTGGTTTTGGCAAGGATGTTTCTCTTCCTCAAACCTATATTTACTTGCCTAATGATACTCTGAGAGGCCTTGGAGGCAAACCTGCTTCAGAGAGATCAACACTAGCATTCTTTGCGGGGAGAATGCATGGTTACGTTAGGCCTATTCTGCTAGAGCACTGGGAGAATAAAGATCCTGACATGAAAATCTTTGGTAAGTTGCCTAAAACTGCTGACGAAAATGTCTATACCAGTTACATGAAGAGCAGCAAGTACTGTATTTCTGCAAAAGGTTATGAAGTCAACAGTCCGAGGGTCATTGAGGCGATTTTCTACGAGTGTGTGCCAGTGATCATATCTGACAATTATGTGCCTCCATTTTTTGATGTTCTGAACTGGGAATCCTTTGCTGTATTTGTGTTAGAGAAAGACATTCCCAACTTGAAGAAGATACTTGTTTCAATCCCAGAGAAGAGATATAGAGAAATGCagatgatggtgaaaagggttcAACAGCATTTTCTGTGGCATGCCAAGCCTGTGGATTTTGATATGTTTCATATGATACTTCACTCTATTTG A
- the LOC133803609 gene encoding probable glycosyltransferase At3g07620 isoform X1, with protein sequence MYGAENLRVVSKNHRWIFQMVLKFVTLQVGTRRLIWIMGLMCALILVFQSFKILPSLKIQQNGDSPYSKSEFIGNNMKKNRTVKPPNLGYVDMGLLQEEAREFQTPSSPVIPLASLTSYTKVIDLEPKPSIGSPTMSGKLKTIAFQEKKSDPVDSTLSNPSLHTTSVVLDSIIGSPPTTENYNISIIRIKRTKLSQKKKISESVYSDLSKVDSNSPIDKENKNNTTLATSGNSNTSLVKKKRAYISQKKRKSESVDSHLSKKGKNSSLNKVYKRNHGSKIPVSGAYSVSEMNNLLIQSRASYHSVIAQWSSAVDHELQDVTLQIENAPVVQNDPVLYAPLYRNVSIFKRSYELMKQTLKVYIYKEGERPILHTPILQGIYASEGWFMKQLEANEEFVTKDPHKAHLFYLPFSSQMLREILYVPNSHNRRNIVQYLKNYLDAIAEKYPFWKRTGGADHFLVACHDWAPKETSRYMAKCIRALCNADVGGGFGFGKDVSLPQTYIYLPNDTLRGLGGKPASERSTLAFFAGRMHGYVRPILLEHWENKDPDMKIFGKLPKTADENVYTSYMKSSKYCISAKGYEVNSPRVIEAIFYECVPVIISDNYVPPFFDVLNWESFAVFVLEKDIPNLKKILVSIPEKRYREMQMMVKRVQQHFLWHAKPVDFDMFHMILHSICLQGKELDLVSGRNDLINGDLEMIKISCPMTDCCEA encoded by the exons ATGTATGGTGCTGAAAATTTGAGAGTCGTCTCCAAAAATCACAGGTGGATTTTCCAAATGGTTCTGAAATTTGTAACTTTACAGGTAGGAACTAGGAGATTGATTTGGATTATGGGGTTGATGTGTGCTCTGATTTTAGTGTTCCAGAGCTTTAAAATTCTACCTTCTTTAAAAATTCAGCAAAATGGGGACTCACCCTATTCCAAATCTGAGTTTATAGGTAATAATATGAAGAAAAATAGAACTGTGAAGCCACCAAATTTAGGATATGTGGATATGGGCCTTTTACAGGAGGAAGCTAGAGAATTTCAAACCCCTTCTTCTCCTGTTATACCCTTAGCTAGTTTAACATCATATACAAAAGTAATAGATTTAGAACCAAAGCCAAGTATTGGCTCTCCTACAATGTCTGGAAAATTAAAGACAATTGCTTTTCAGGAGAAAAAATCTGACCCAGTTGATAGTACCTTAAGTAATccatcattacatacaacatcaGTAGTTTTAGATTCAATTATTGGCTCTCCACCCACAACTGAAAATTACAACATATCCATAATTAGGATAAAAAGAACAAAACTTTCTCAGAAAAAGAAAATTTCCGAGTCAGTGTATAGTGACCTGAGCAAAGTAGACAGTAATTCTCCCATTGATAAGGAAAACAAGAATAATACCACTCTAGCCACATCTGGTAATTCCAACACCTCTTTAGTAAAGAAAAAGAGAGCATACATATCTCAGAAAAAGAGAAAATCCGAGTCAGTGGATAGTCACTTGAGCAAAAAGGGCAAAAATTCTTCATTGAACAAAGTCTACAAGAGGAATCATGGGTCTAAGATTCCTGtttctggtgcatattcagtatCTGAGATGAACAATTTGTTAATTCAGAGTCGTGCCTCCTACCATTCAGTG ATTGCGCAGTGGTCCTCAGCAGTTGACCATGAATTGCAAGATGTGACATTACAGATTGAGAATGCACCTGTTGTACAGAATGATCCAGTTCTATATGCCCCTCTTTATAGGAATGTTTCCATTTTTAAAAG AAGCTATGAATTAATGAAACAGACACTTAAAGTTTACATTTACAAGGAAGGAGAGAGACCAATACTACACACACCAATACTCCAGGGAATATATGCTTCCGAAGGATGGTTTATGAAGCAGCTGGAAGCTAATGAAGAATTTGTAACCAAAGATCCCCACAAAGCCCATTTGTTTTACTTGCCTTTTAGCTCTCAAATGTTGAGGGAAATATTATACGTACCTAATTCACACAATCGTAGGAACATTGTACAATACCTGAAAAACTACTTGGATGCAATTGCGGAAAAATATCCATTCTGGAAAAGGACAGGCGGAGCAGATCATTTCCTTGTTGCCTGCCATGACTGG GCTCCAAAAGAGACAAGTAGATATATGGCCAAGTGCATTAGAGCCCTTTGCAATGCTGATGTTGGAGGAGGTTTTGGTTTTGGCAAGGATGTTTCTCTTCCTCAAACCTATATTTACTTGCCTAATGATACTCTGAGAGGCCTTGGAGGCAAACCTGCTTCAGAGAGATCAACACTAGCATTCTTTGCGGGGAGAATGCATGGTTACGTTAGGCCTATTCTGCTAGAGCACTGGGAGAATAAAGATCCTGACATGAAAATCTTTGGTAAGTTGCCTAAAACTGCTGACGAAAATGTCTATACCAGTTACATGAAGAGCAGCAAGTACTGTATTTCTGCAAAAGGTTATGAAGTCAACAGTCCGAGGGTCATTGAGGCGATTTTCTACGAGTGTGTGCCAGTGATCATATCTGACAATTATGTGCCTCCATTTTTTGATGTTCTGAACTGGGAATCCTTTGCTGTATTTGTGTTAGAGAAAGACATTCCCAACTTGAAGAAGATACTTGTTTCAATCCCAGAGAAGAGATATAGAGAAATGCagatgatggtgaaaagggttcAACAGCATTTTCTGTGGCATGCCAAGCCTGTGGATTTTGATATGTTTCATATGATACTTCACTCTATTTG TCTGCAAGGGAAGGAATTAGATCTTGTTAGCGGACGGAATGATCTCATTAATGGAGACTTGGAGATGATAAAGATTTCGTGTCCGATGACAGATTGTTGCGAAGCTTGA
- the LOC133803609 gene encoding probable glycosyltransferase At3g07620 isoform X3, whose protein sequence is MYGAENLRVVSKNHRWIFQMVLKFVTLQVGTRRLIWIMGLMCALILVFQSFKILPSLKIQQNGDSPYSKSEFIGNNMKKNRTVKPPNLGYVDMGLLQEEAREFQTPSSPVIPLASLTSYTKVIDLEPKPSIGSPTMSGKLKTIAFQEKKSDPVDSTLSNPSLHTTSVVLDSIIGSPPTTENYNISIIRIKRTKLSQKKKISESVYSDLSKVDSNSPIDKENKNNTTLATSGNSNTSLVKKKRAYISQKKRKSESVDSHLSKKGKNSSLNKVYKRNHGSKIPVSGAYSVSEMNNLLIQSRASYHSVIAQWSSAVDHELQDVTLQIENAPVVQNDPVLYAPLYRNVSIFKRSYELMKQTLKVYIYKEGERPILHTPILQGIYASEGWFMKQLEANEEFVTKDPHKAHLFYLPFSSQMLREILYVPNSHNRRNIVQYLKNYLDAIAEKYPFWKRTGGADHFLVACHDWAPKETSRYMAKCIRALCNADVGGGFGFGKDVSLPQTYIYLPNDTLRGLGGKPASERSTLAFFAGRMHGYVRPILLEHWENKDPDMKIFGKLPKTADENVYTSYMKSSKYCISAKGYEVNSPRVIEAIFYECVPVIISDNYVPPFFDVLNWESFAVFVLEKDIPNLKKILVSIPEKRYREMQMMVKRVQQHFLWHAKPVDFDMFHMILHSICL, encoded by the exons ATGTATGGTGCTGAAAATTTGAGAGTCGTCTCCAAAAATCACAGGTGGATTTTCCAAATGGTTCTGAAATTTGTAACTTTACAGGTAGGAACTAGGAGATTGATTTGGATTATGGGGTTGATGTGTGCTCTGATTTTAGTGTTCCAGAGCTTTAAAATTCTACCTTCTTTAAAAATTCAGCAAAATGGGGACTCACCCTATTCCAAATCTGAGTTTATAGGTAATAATATGAAGAAAAATAGAACTGTGAAGCCACCAAATTTAGGATATGTGGATATGGGCCTTTTACAGGAGGAAGCTAGAGAATTTCAAACCCCTTCTTCTCCTGTTATACCCTTAGCTAGTTTAACATCATATACAAAAGTAATAGATTTAGAACCAAAGCCAAGTATTGGCTCTCCTACAATGTCTGGAAAATTAAAGACAATTGCTTTTCAGGAGAAAAAATCTGACCCAGTTGATAGTACCTTAAGTAATccatcattacatacaacatcaGTAGTTTTAGATTCAATTATTGGCTCTCCACCCACAACTGAAAATTACAACATATCCATAATTAGGATAAAAAGAACAAAACTTTCTCAGAAAAAGAAAATTTCCGAGTCAGTGTATAGTGACCTGAGCAAAGTAGACAGTAATTCTCCCATTGATAAGGAAAACAAGAATAATACCACTCTAGCCACATCTGGTAATTCCAACACCTCTTTAGTAAAGAAAAAGAGAGCATACATATCTCAGAAAAAGAGAAAATCCGAGTCAGTGGATAGTCACTTGAGCAAAAAGGGCAAAAATTCTTCATTGAACAAAGTCTACAAGAGGAATCATGGGTCTAAGATTCCTGtttctggtgcatattcagtatCTGAGATGAACAATTTGTTAATTCAGAGTCGTGCCTCCTACCATTCAGTG ATTGCGCAGTGGTCCTCAGCAGTTGACCATGAATTGCAAGATGTGACATTACAGATTGAGAATGCACCTGTTGTACAGAATGATCCAGTTCTATATGCCCCTCTTTATAGGAATGTTTCCATTTTTAAAAG AAGCTATGAATTAATGAAACAGACACTTAAAGTTTACATTTACAAGGAAGGAGAGAGACCAATACTACACACACCAATACTCCAGGGAATATATGCTTCCGAAGGATGGTTTATGAAGCAGCTGGAAGCTAATGAAGAATTTGTAACCAAAGATCCCCACAAAGCCCATTTGTTTTACTTGCCTTTTAGCTCTCAAATGTTGAGGGAAATATTATACGTACCTAATTCACACAATCGTAGGAACATTGTACAATACCTGAAAAACTACTTGGATGCAATTGCGGAAAAATATCCATTCTGGAAAAGGACAGGCGGAGCAGATCATTTCCTTGTTGCCTGCCATGACTGG GCTCCAAAAGAGACAAGTAGATATATGGCCAAGTGCATTAGAGCCCTTTGCAATGCTGATGTTGGAGGAGGTTTTGGTTTTGGCAAGGATGTTTCTCTTCCTCAAACCTATATTTACTTGCCTAATGATACTCTGAGAGGCCTTGGAGGCAAACCTGCTTCAGAGAGATCAACACTAGCATTCTTTGCGGGGAGAATGCATGGTTACGTTAGGCCTATTCTGCTAGAGCACTGGGAGAATAAAGATCCTGACATGAAAATCTTTGGTAAGTTGCCTAAAACTGCTGACGAAAATGTCTATACCAGTTACATGAAGAGCAGCAAGTACTGTATTTCTGCAAAAGGTTATGAAGTCAACAGTCCGAGGGTCATTGAGGCGATTTTCTACGAGTGTGTGCCAGTGATCATATCTGACAATTATGTGCCTCCATTTTTTGATGTTCTGAACTGGGAATCCTTTGCTGTATTTGTGTTAGAGAAAGACATTCCCAACTTGAAGAAGATACTTGTTTCAATCCCAGAGAAGAGATATAGAGAAATGCagatgatggtgaaaagggttcAACAGCATTTTCTGTGGCATGCCAAGCCTGTGGATTTTGATATGTTTCATATGATACTTCACTCTATTTG TTTATAA
- the LOC133805448 gene encoding uncharacterized protein LOC133805448, with the protein MVSVSQLGNKGTKDWRHLGDKLKNHETSNDHIVNMSAWIDLELRLSKNKTIDKDAQERLNKEKEHWRNVLVRIIAIVKNLAKNNLAFRGCNEKIYQENNGNFLSLIEMLAEFDPIMQEHVRRIQNSEIHNHYLGHNIQNELIQLLANEVTNVILKKIKEAKYFSVYLIVLLIPIIVEEYFLGFLNVEDTSGKGLFDELAKEIEKLKLDVNDIRGQSHIDSVKAIISQTPNIRDALLELAEISEDPKIKSEASSLVNYELENFEFLLGMTIWYDILFPINSISKHLQSKNMDIDKDIKDLNGLLSYFEDYRQNGFVVAMNSAKKIAIEMRIEPKFCEKRLIRRKKQFDENVDVDIIKSAEESFRIDYFLYLIDQIICSLKNRFEQFQVYENIFGFLFNMKKLKVLDEDGLKDHSLNLEDVLKYNGLSDIDGLDLFSELKVLRKIFPNENSNSIEILDYIKNIGSFPNTFVAYRILLTIPVTVASAERSFSKLKLIKSYLRSTMLQERLSGLAMLSIENKLLNKLHYDDLISKFASQKARKIHF; encoded by the exons ATGGTAAGTGTAAGTCAATTGGGTAACAAAGGAACTAAAGATTGGAGACATCTAGGTGATAAGTTGAAGAATCACGAAACAAGTAATGATCACATAGTTAACATGAGTGCTTGGATTGATTTGGAATTGAGATTATCAAAGAACAAAACAATTGATAAAGATGCTCAAGAAAGACTTAATAAAGAGAAAGAGCATTGGAGAaatgttttagtaagaataatTGCAATTGTCAAAAATCTGGCTAAGAACAATTTGGCCTTTCGAGGATGTAATGAAAAGATCTATCAAGAAAATAATGGAAACTTTTTGAGCTTAATTGAAATGCTTGCTGAATTTGATCCAATAATGCAAGAACATGTTCGACGTATTCAAAATAGTGAAATTCATAATCATTATTTGGGACATAATATTCAAAATGAGTTGATACAATTGTTGGCAAATGAAGTGACAAATGTAATTTTGAAAAAGATTAAAGAAGCTAAATATTTTTCAGTTTACTTGATTGTACTCCTGAT TCCAATAATAGTGGAAgaatattttttgggatttttgaatGTGGAGGATACTTCAGGAAAAGGTCTTTTTGATGAACTTGCAAAAGAAATTGAAAAATTGAAACTTGACGTCAATGATATAAGAGGGCAAAG TCACATTGATAGTGTTAAGGCAATTATATCTCAAACTCCAAATATAAGAGATGCTCTACTTGAACTTGCAGAAATAAGTGAGGATCCTAAAATAAAGAGTGAAGCTTCAAGTCTAGTAAATTATGAATTAGagaattttgaatttttgttgGGCATGACCATTTGGTATGATATTTTATTTCCTATAAACTCAATTAGTAAACATTTACAAAGTAAGAACATGGACATTGACAAGGATATAAAAGATTTGAATGGTCTCCTTTCTTATTTTGAAGATTATAGGCAAAATGGATTTGTAGTTGCTATGAATTCAGCTAAAAAAATTGCAATTGAGATGAGAATAGAGCCTAAATTTTGTGAAAAACGATTAATTCGTAGGAAAAAACAATTTGATGAAAATGTTGACGTTGATATAATTAAATCCGCTGAAGAATCATTTCGAATTGATTATTTTCTTTACTTGATTGACCAAATTATTTGTTCACTTAAAAATAGGTTTGAACAATTTCAAGTGTATGAAAatatttttggttttttgttcAACATGAAGAAACTAAAAGTATTGGATGAAGATGGTTTGAAAGATCACTCTTTAAATCTTGAGGATGTTTTGAAATACAATGGATTGTCTGATATTGATGGTTTAGATTTGTTTTCAGAATTAAAAGTATTGAGGAAAATTTTTCCAAATGAAAATAGTAACTCAATTGAAATACTTGATTACATAAAAAATATTGGTTCCTTTCCAAATACATTCGTTGCTTATCGAATTTTACTAACCATTCCAGTGACTGTTGCTTCTGCTGAGAGAAGTTTTTCAAAATTGAAATTGATAAAATCATATTTAAGATCAACCATGTTGCAAGAACGATTGAGTGGATTAGCTATGTTGTCTATCGAAAACAAATTGCTAAATAAACTTCATTACGATGATTTGATTAGCAAATTTGCCTCTCAAAAAGCAAGAAAGATacatttttaa
- the LOC133803609 gene encoding probable glycosyltransferase At3g07620 isoform X2 has translation MYGAENLRVVSKNHRWIFQMVLKFVTLQVGTRRLIWIMGLMCALILVFQSFKILPSLKIQQNGDSPYSKSEFIGNNMKKNRTVKPPNLGYVDMGLLQEEAREFQTPSSPVIPLASLTSYTKVIDLEPKPSIGSPTMSGKLKTIAFQEKKSDPVDSTLSNPSLHTTSVVLDSIIGSPPTTENYNISIIRIKRTKLSQKKKISESVYSDLSKVDSNSPIDKENKNNTTLATSGNSNTSLVKKKRAYISQKKRKSESVDSHLSKKGKNSSLNKVYKRNHGSKIPVSGAYSVSEMNNLLIQSRASYHSVIAQWSSAVDHELQDVTLQIENAPVVQNDPVLYAPLYRNVSIFKRSYELMKQTLKVYIYKEGERPILHTPILQGIYASEGWFMKQLEANEEFVTKDPHKAHLFYLPFSSQMLREILYVPNSHNRRNIVQYLKNYLDAIAEKYPFWKRTGGADHFLVACHDWAPKETSRYMAKCIRALCNADVGGGFGFGKDVSLPQTYIYLPNDTLRGLGGKPASERSTLAFFAGRMHGYVRPILLEHWENKDPDMKIFGKLPKTADENVYTSYMKSSKYCISAKGYEVNSPRVIEAIFYECVPVIISDNYVPPFFDVLNWESFAVFVLEKDIPNLKKILVSIPEKRYREMQMMVKRVQQHFLWHAKPVDFDMFHMILHSIWYNRLHQIRPIL, from the exons ATGTATGGTGCTGAAAATTTGAGAGTCGTCTCCAAAAATCACAGGTGGATTTTCCAAATGGTTCTGAAATTTGTAACTTTACAGGTAGGAACTAGGAGATTGATTTGGATTATGGGGTTGATGTGTGCTCTGATTTTAGTGTTCCAGAGCTTTAAAATTCTACCTTCTTTAAAAATTCAGCAAAATGGGGACTCACCCTATTCCAAATCTGAGTTTATAGGTAATAATATGAAGAAAAATAGAACTGTGAAGCCACCAAATTTAGGATATGTGGATATGGGCCTTTTACAGGAGGAAGCTAGAGAATTTCAAACCCCTTCTTCTCCTGTTATACCCTTAGCTAGTTTAACATCATATACAAAAGTAATAGATTTAGAACCAAAGCCAAGTATTGGCTCTCCTACAATGTCTGGAAAATTAAAGACAATTGCTTTTCAGGAGAAAAAATCTGACCCAGTTGATAGTACCTTAAGTAATccatcattacatacaacatcaGTAGTTTTAGATTCAATTATTGGCTCTCCACCCACAACTGAAAATTACAACATATCCATAATTAGGATAAAAAGAACAAAACTTTCTCAGAAAAAGAAAATTTCCGAGTCAGTGTATAGTGACCTGAGCAAAGTAGACAGTAATTCTCCCATTGATAAGGAAAACAAGAATAATACCACTCTAGCCACATCTGGTAATTCCAACACCTCTTTAGTAAAGAAAAAGAGAGCATACATATCTCAGAAAAAGAGAAAATCCGAGTCAGTGGATAGTCACTTGAGCAAAAAGGGCAAAAATTCTTCATTGAACAAAGTCTACAAGAGGAATCATGGGTCTAAGATTCCTGtttctggtgcatattcagtatCTGAGATGAACAATTTGTTAATTCAGAGTCGTGCCTCCTACCATTCAGTG ATTGCGCAGTGGTCCTCAGCAGTTGACCATGAATTGCAAGATGTGACATTACAGATTGAGAATGCACCTGTTGTACAGAATGATCCAGTTCTATATGCCCCTCTTTATAGGAATGTTTCCATTTTTAAAAG AAGCTATGAATTAATGAAACAGACACTTAAAGTTTACATTTACAAGGAAGGAGAGAGACCAATACTACACACACCAATACTCCAGGGAATATATGCTTCCGAAGGATGGTTTATGAAGCAGCTGGAAGCTAATGAAGAATTTGTAACCAAAGATCCCCACAAAGCCCATTTGTTTTACTTGCCTTTTAGCTCTCAAATGTTGAGGGAAATATTATACGTACCTAATTCACACAATCGTAGGAACATTGTACAATACCTGAAAAACTACTTGGATGCAATTGCGGAAAAATATCCATTCTGGAAAAGGACAGGCGGAGCAGATCATTTCCTTGTTGCCTGCCATGACTGG GCTCCAAAAGAGACAAGTAGATATATGGCCAAGTGCATTAGAGCCCTTTGCAATGCTGATGTTGGAGGAGGTTTTGGTTTTGGCAAGGATGTTTCTCTTCCTCAAACCTATATTTACTTGCCTAATGATACTCTGAGAGGCCTTGGAGGCAAACCTGCTTCAGAGAGATCAACACTAGCATTCTTTGCGGGGAGAATGCATGGTTACGTTAGGCCTATTCTGCTAGAGCACTGGGAGAATAAAGATCCTGACATGAAAATCTTTGGTAAGTTGCCTAAAACTGCTGACGAAAATGTCTATACCAGTTACATGAAGAGCAGCAAGTACTGTATTTCTGCAAAAGGTTATGAAGTCAACAGTCCGAGGGTCATTGAGGCGATTTTCTACGAGTGTGTGCCAGTGATCATATCTGACAATTATGTGCCTCCATTTTTTGATGTTCTGAACTGGGAATCCTTTGCTGTATTTGTGTTAGAGAAAGACATTCCCAACTTGAAGAAGATACTTGTTTCAATCCCAGAGAAGAGATATAGAGAAATGCagatgatggtgaaaagggttcAACAGCATTTTCTGTGGCATGCCAAGCCTGTGGATTTTGATATGTTTCATATGATACTTCACTCTATTTGGTATAATAGACTTCACCAAATAAGACCCATATTATAA